From one Candoia aspera isolate rCanAsp1 chromosome 17, rCanAsp1.hap2, whole genome shotgun sequence genomic stretch:
- the CREB3L4 gene encoding cyclic AMP-responsive element-binding protein 3-like protein 4, giving the protein MTEVPTEQKNYIILVLMGVKTIDEPPRLSLPTDFPSGQLQHPGLFLTDEERRLLSQEGVLLHDALHLSQAEERILKKIRRKIRNKQSAQDSRRRKKEYLDGLESRVAACSAQNQDLKKKVQQLEKRKESLLDQLRKLRGLLTQTSAKAAQTSTCLVILLVSFGLFIWPSCASFFDSSQVGREDRKPSGVLSRNILTQMAASELVAPSAAHPPEVPHVRTELPLELRTTRTGKDKAEKNLPVVGETAPAEALEAQRDLQTRPKGRWRGKATGPNLDEI; this is encoded by the exons ATGACCGAGGTTCCCACGGAGCAG AAAAATTATATTATTCTAGTTTTGATGGGGGTAAAAACAATTGACGAACCCCCTCGCCTTTCTCTGCCCACCGATTTTCCCTCGGGACAGCTCCAGCACCCTGGCCTGTTCCTGACGGATGAGGAGAGACGCCTGCTAAGCCAGGAGGGCGTCTTGCTGCACGATGCCCTGCACCTCTCCCAG GCGGAAGAGCGGATCCTCAAGAAAATACGAAGGAAAATCCGCAACAAGCAGTCTGCTCAGGACAGCCGTCGGCGCAAGAAGGAATATCTGGATGGGCTGGAGAGCCG GGTGGCCGCCTGTTCGGCCCAGAACCAGGACCTGAAGAAGAAGGTCCAGCAATTGGAGAAGCGTAAAGA GtcccttctggaccagctgcggAAGCTGCGTGGACTCCTGACACAGACGTCCGCCAAGGCGGCCCAGACTAGCACCTGCCTCGTG ATTCTCCTCGTCTCCTTCGGCCTCTTCATCTGGCCCAGTTGCGCCTCGTTTTTTGACAGCTCTCAGGTCGGCCGAGAGGACCGCAAACCATCCGGAG TCCTTTCCCGAAATATCTTGACTCAAATGGCAGCCTCCGAGCTGGTGGCACCGTCCGCTGCCCATCCTCCAGAAGTGCCCCACGTTCGAACAGAATTGCCCTTGGAACTCCGCACCACCAGAACTGGCAAGGACAAGGCTGAGAAAAATCTCCCTGTGGTGGGAGAGACAGCGCCGGCTGAAGCATTGGAGGCCCAGAGGGACCTCCAGACACGACCGAAGGGACGTTGGCGGGGAAAAGCCACAGGGCCCAACCTCGATGAGATATGA
- the JTB gene encoding protein JTB, translating to MRKDLFAYIGIYGISYTSLFLPAAIEDRKCLRRTKRTEPFALAWPSAAPADPAPRVRTAAPVPLPRMHRKNPRVRRKCWARMGPRWRLALGALLGFVVAPPWSAEVVPENDGKGPASLLGTTPCWQREDFVVTTQCAPCTSFQIKTMSECSVTGFVEQIHCGASKKGEFKSCRSMELETRIFWKFEGAMLGAAAVFALLVVCRQRVLDGKALEKVRKQIESI from the exons ATGAGAAAAGACCTATTTGCATATATAGGAATATATGGTATATCTTACACCAGCCTCTTTCTCCCGGCTGCCATTGAGGACCGGAAGTGTCTTCGGAGAACCAAACGGACTGAGCCCTTTGCGCTCGCCTGGCCGTCCGCCGCTCCGGCGGACCCAGCCCCGCGCGTGCGCACGGCGGCGCCCGTCCCTCTTCCCAGAATGCACCGCAAGAACCCGCGAGTGAGGCGGAAGTGCTGGGCGAGGATGGGGCCAAGATGGCGCCTGGCGCTCGGGGCGCTTTTGGGATTCGTGGTTGCCCCTCCGTG GTCGGCCGAGGTGGTGCCTGAGAACGACGGAAAAGGCCCAG CCAGCTTGCTGGGCACCACCCCATGTTGGCAGAGAGAGGATTTCGTGGTGACGACGCAGTGCGCTCCCTGCACGAGTTTTCAGATT AAAACCATGTCAGAGTGCAGCGTCACCGGTTTTGTCGAGCAGATCCACTGCGGGGCCTCCAAGAAGGGAGAATTCAAGAG CTGCCGCTCCATGGAGTTGGAGACGCGGATCTTCTGGAAGTTTGAGGGCGCCATGCTCGGCGCGGCCGCCGTCTTTGCCCTGCTGGTGGTCTGCCGGCAGCGGGTGCTGGACGGAAAAGCCTTGGAGAAAGTGCGCAAGCAGATCGAATCCATCTAG